TCAAGCAGCAGTTACTGTGGCAGCTTTCTCCTCTGGTGCTAGAATGAGTTGACAAACGCAGACTACTGTGTCGTGTCTgctttcacatttatttctgcCCTTTATGAGCACTGATGCATTCACTTCCACAGATACTGATCATACAAAGACACTAAACACATACTGCGCCTCTCACCACTTGTGATAtagctttttcagtttttatttttatctttgcagATCCATACATCAGAGTGATCGGGACGAGGGAGAATGTGAGGGAAGCTAAAGACAGAATTACGTCTGTCCTTTACACCAAGGTACAGTGAACCTCTTCATCACTGTGAAGATAGACTGCATGTTGGTGTGTAATTCTTGTTCTTGGTCTCTGTTTACCTTGCTCACCCTGTCCTGGTAGTTAGACTAAATGTATAATACATCAGCTGCCCTGCTGTCTACTACACAGTAGTTTGGTACAACTTGGCAGTAATCTACTGTAGCTGGGCGATTACATCCAGAGCTTTTTTCAAGGTTTGCTGTACATACAGGCTTTGTTGCAATGGCACCGCACAGAGGCAGTCGATCATCCGTGCACTTTAAACAGACTCCAACAAAAGAATAACACATGAGCAGATGTACTATACTGTAGCATTTCACATGGTTTTATCACAgcacagttttttatttagctcTTTTTAATGTAGTGCATTAGTGACtgcaccgtgtgtgtgtttaaatgaggggaacttgtttgttttgtggctGTATAGATGGAGGAAAGTGTACAGATGCTGCACTGTGCTCTCAGTGAAGTAACATTTATAATCAGCGCAGGAGGGTGTGAATCACAGAGTACATTTTACCTTGGTCCCCCTTAAGCACAcacttgatttgatttgactggTGACAGCCGTCCTATCGTGAGTTTTGGAAGCTGCCTGTGGTGATATATTAGAAACACTTTCATTGATCAGTGACACCATCAACTGTGAACTTtataaagtttaacatttgtGCCGTTCATGTGTAGTAACATTCACCTTTTTCTTTGTACCATCAACTGTATTTCAGGTGTTTTCTATCCTAATTCTACCTCAACCTGTTCTTTTCTGCTCATTAGAGTAACAAGGTAACTCTGAAGATGGACGTTTCCCACAAGGATCATTCCCATATAATTGGAAGAGGGGGCGTCAACATCAAGAGattggaggaggagacagggtGCCAAATCTACTTTCCAGACTTTAACAGGAAGAAAACGGCAGAGAAAAGCAACCAGGTTTGTGGGGACACAACACCGATTTCCACTGTGCAGTCATGCTGTGACTTAATGGAACAGGCTGTTTACTGCTAGTTGCTCACAGAGTTTGATACCATTTACTGATCCAGTCTATTTACTAATAGTCGCACGTTCTGAGATTAGACAGGTTATAAAGACTTAGTCCAGATGTCTGTTTTGATTGGCCAAAGTATAGTATGTGGAGTTCAGGAGAGCACACTGCAGGGCACGCCATGAGATACTTAGTGCAGACaggttggtttgttttttaccaAGGTAGACTTAACTGATTGAAACATTACCTCAGCTTTTACATGGTGTGATATACCTATGCATATCATGAAACTTTAAGCACTCTCCATTTCACACAGTCTTATACTGATCATTCACTCGTAGGCTGATAACTAACAAGAGTGTATTCAGAAGCACAGAGGTGTTAAAAAGCTAATGTAGAAAACTGTGCAACTCCAATGACTTCTTCTTCTCACTGGAGCTGGTTGAATTCAGGACATCACTGAACTTCTAGTTGATGCTCACAGCACCACCTGCATGCACAAAACACTATGTGAACGTTAACAGAACGTGTGTATTTGGTTTTTTAACCGCTTCCTTTTTCTTTAGTCTGGAGCCGTGACgttgtgttggtgtttttttaagAGTGGAAGTGAGAACAGGATACGAGAGGAGAAATGTAACGAGACCATGTGtcacctgttttcatttgtatggAAATGAACCTAATCCAACCTCTCATGATGTGTTTCagtaacataaaacatgaacttGGGATTGAGTTTTGAAATTGGAGTAGGGCTCAACCTATAAACTGATTTCTATTGTCCTTTTTCCTTTGAACAGGTGTCCCTCGTGGGGGAGCCAGGAGAGGTGGAGGCAGCTCGTGTAAAAATAAGGGTAAGTTGTACCACtgctatatttgttttaaatgatgctCTGTCAAAACGTTGACCTTCTGTAGATTTGacctttacttttctttctaattttctgagacGGGGatcaaaacatgaataaacttCTCTAAACCTTGAATTAGTTTGATGGGTTATGTTGCACCTTCTGACTCTTCTCCTTTCCTTCATGTAGAGTTTAGCCTGTTAAACCACAGCTTTGTCTACAGTGAACATGATTCTCTACTGTGGATTGACCAAAACTAacaagcctgtgtgtgtttctaaagaaaacactgtgagtGTGGAAAGGTGGTTTACCTCCAAGTCAGCTTGGTTTCTATCCTCCATCCAGGTGTTTATACTCCTTACTCTGACACCCAAATACTTTGTATGCTGTTTCATAAAATACTTGACGTGACATCACTTAAATGAtgtattatgtatgtgtgttactTGAATTGGAGGTGACTACAGTATTTCTCTACAAATCAAATATAGTGTACAGTAGATCATTGAATGATTGCTTTCTAAATGGTAGCAGtgagtgttttggtttttattccATTGTTTCCATGTGGAAGGTTTTTAATTTTAGAACAGAAGTAAAATatcttatattatatatataatatatgttgCTGAGCGTTGAAGATTGATAACTGTCATATTCAAGTCTGTTCAATAGGAGCCAGGAGAGGAGGAGTACATGAGTAGTGAAAACTAAAAGATGAGgaaactctctctcacacacttgcacacactgCCATCCAAATACTGACTCTTGGGTCACTGGGATTTTGCCTGTCAGCAAAGGTCAAGCAGCATGAATTGCTCTGACCAAAGAAATGCATCCCGACTCTGTCCCACATGTGCTGGACCTGACATTTAGATCACACTGCTGCACTTGCTCTTCACGGGCAAAAAGATTTAGATCATCACTGAGGGAAATGTAAGAGAGGAccaggagaagagcagcagtCAAGGCTGAATGAAGAATAGACTAGATTTTCATGGTGGAGCTGACCTAAGCTTGTTTAAAGAGGTCAACCTGGCAGTCATGAGTTTCAGATGTATGTGGTCTTGTTAGAGTCTACGTGTTTATTCCCCTCAGTTTGTCTCTATGGGTGTGAGCCTGTGTGATTTATCTCCTCTTCATTCATAAGTACACACGTGGACTAAACTGCTGGTAcctccattaaagaaagaaaaacagaggtcaCTGAAATTACTTGAATTAATATctagtacatttttattcttattacttttgtcagtttcatgaaaatcagacagtTTTTGAGTTGTAGTTCAAcagaaactaatgaaactggcctggacaaaatgatgtgtaaaatattttgaCCACAGGGACGTTAATCTAACgctgtcctgtaattagcatcacaggtttcttcacacttataatcagtcagtctgtgtattcaaagggtgaaaagtggtcactgtgctgttcatggTGTTTACCACACTCAACATAAACCACAGAAAAGTCaaaagagagagttgtctcaggatattagaaataaaaatgatagacaaacatggtgaaggtaaaggctgtaagaccatctccaagcagcttcatgttcctgtgactacagttgcacatatcaCTCAGAAGCTTAAGGTCCATGGGTCTGGAGCCAACCTCCCTGTATGTGGacataagaggaaaattgatgacaaactgaagagacagaaaacacaaatggtaaataaagaacccagaacaacttccacaGAGATTAAAGAAGTAAAATCCACGGTCGAGGTAGCtcagagtcagatcacaccatcagtcactgtttaagaCAAAGTGGACTTAAGACGACCAAGGAGGACTCCACTAATGAAAGCAGATcgtaaagaaaacacagcaccgggtgtcttaaatctgtgctgGGTCCAAGACTTTTAAGGCATTCTGGAACAAAACAggctgcccagtgtcagaaagtttggtctttgtcacaggtcatagtcctccaacatGATAATGAGCTAAAACACAGCTACAAACACCCAAGAACAGCTAAGAAGAAATcactggactattctgaagtggccttctatgagtcctgatctgAATCATATTAAatatctgtggaaagagctgaaacacgTAGtgtggagaaggcacccttcaaacctgagtcaactggagcagtttgcttgaTAGGAGTCGACCAAAATACCTGtggacaggtgcagaagtctcagtGAGAGTTACAGAAAGCGCTCGCTTGCAGTGATCgcctcaaaaggttgtgcaacagaatattaagttaaggggaCCATCActtttgtccaggccagtttcagtAGTTGTTTTTTATAGATACATTGAACCataactcaaaagcaatgttgGATTTTCATTGGttcattttcagtctgtttttattgattcTTACTTTTGTCAGTATCaggttatttcagtgacctttgtgggtttttctttgtttaacagAAGAGTATTAACAACTTTGTCCACGTGTGTAAATATACATGAATCTATTTAGCTCATGATGCTGTAATACAAATGACAAGAGCTGATGTGTTTTGCTGTTCCTGCATTTTGATTCAGAGACTTGaaattgatgttttaaaaatgaactggCCACAGTTTGAGGATTTTAACCATAGCTTCAACAACTGTGTAGCCACAGTGTTTAAATCAGTGTTCCCAGTGATACCACCACAGAACACTGCAGCATACTTCATGTCACAAAGGCTGAGGTCTGTTGCACTGATCACCTTGTTTTGATTCACTTTAGATTCATTTGAGTTGACACATGTACGAGTCAAGTTCTGCCACCTTCTGCTATGACAGTATTGTACAAGATTCACTTCTCACTTCTGTCCATTTTGTGCAGGAGCTGCTCCCTCTTGTGTTGTTTATCAGTCTTCCCCCCAGCATGCAGTGTGATTTCAGTTCTCCGACTGTGCAGCACATCTCACAGACCTACAACATCACAGTCTCCTTCCTGACCCCGATGTGTTTCTTTAACACTACTGTGGTGGTTCGCGGTTCACACAGTGCTGTCAAGGTGAGGACGGTTTCATGTTTATAGAAATAGGATAGAAATGAAAgtctaaaataattaaatttcatACAAACTCAGAACTATAATCAGTATAAAACCAATGTACAGTACCTGTCATGGACAGAACAGAGTACTTTAAAATGCCTCATCTCATTGAGCCACACTAACATACACTCTCATACTAATGACcatgattcaattcaattttatttgtattgggcttttaacaattgtcttcgttgcaaagcagctttacacaaccaaagaaacgATGGAAGTtcatatgaacagtgaatgtgcaTGAATCacaataatcagattgtccctgatgagcgagccgagggcgacagtggcaagaaaaaactccctgagaaggcgacaggaagaaaccttgagaggaatCGAATACCAGAGGCACTTGTTTAACCATCAGGGCATTGAACTGGCAACCTGGAGATTAATACATCCCCTGCTCAACTCGAAGCACCGTTATTTCTCGGAGACTGTCGTATCTTATTTTGTGCAGCAAAGAGCTGCGACTGaccattattatcattatcattgaaaaaaacaaactcctcAGGACCACCGAAGACATTAATAAGGCAGTGGTTTATTTCTCTTGCGCAAGGCAAAACTCAAAGTAtgtaacacatacagttcttgTGATATGGGAGggagttgtttttctgtttgtaactaAAGATGTAACAAATGGCAGTTGTTATATTGCAGTTGGTTCTCGTCTCGAGGTGCTATCCTATCTGACTCCCtaagataaacaaagacaagtTTCACAAGAATCCCACAAAGTTATACAGCTTCATGAGAGCAACTAATGCTATAGGATAATCTCTGGACAAATGTTCTAACAATCATTTATAGACATTATTGTTTAAACATCCTGTCGTCTCATTAATTAAGAATTCATAATATCAAcaaatgatttcattatttcaatCATTTTATGACAGTCACATTATCTGTGACCCAAGTGAATGTTTGTCTTCTTAGTTTAACTAAGCTCCCTACTGTACCATGTTCAAACATCTGGCCAACAAATCAGACCCACCAACACGCATGTATGCAtctctgcatttatttcttcatgGATGTTTGTCCTTTTATATTAACAGtggatttttcttctttttctgccaTATTCTTTTGACCAGACCTCTGTCCATCAGTTGTATTTGTTCAACTTTGTCTTATAATCAACAGTTTATCTTTGTGAACTTTTTTGAGTTTGACCaactttttacacttttactctTTATCAACTTTTCTTTGTTACGTTCTTCTACATAAGAACTTGCGATAACTTGTCGGCGTCTTTTTCGGGAAGATTCCAGCTCCCCTACGTAATTTCTTCAGAAATTGCTCTGTCTAGTTTCATATGACAAATTTGCTGACATggtttttgaatgtgtgttttgttttgttaaaatgaataaaaacttcTGCTATACTTAACCCAAATTTTTGCAAGACACATTTTAGACATAAAATTCTTCTAGTAACTTATTGTGagatattgtaaatatttctgtatttcctcAATTGTCTCTTCATCTTTGTCTACCCAGACAGGAGCAGCTCTTCTATTGCAATGCCTGGCTGGTAGCCTGGCAAGCACCGTCTTAGTCACCACCTACCTGGAGGTCCTACCCCAGCACCGCCTCTTCATGAAGGGCTGCAATGGTTGCAACGTTAAGCACATCACCCAGACAACAGGAGCCCAGATTTACTTCCCTGACCCCAACAGCCCACAGGACAAATCTACAGTCCAAATTCAAGGCAATATTCAATCAGCCTGCCTGGCCTGGCAGTACCTAATGGTGAGcattgcatgcatgtgtgttttgttcattaatATCCGCCTTTTGAAAAGAATTGCTTTAAATAGCTTAGGTTCAGCAATGGCATTGGCAAAATATTCCTTACATATGCAGATTCCACACGTGTGGTATCTATGATGTTGCTGCAACAGCAAAATATGTTATAAGGTTTAGGGGCGGCAGTAGCAGAGGTGGTAGAGAAGTCGTCTATAAAACCCAGTGTTAGTAGTTTGATTCCTGGTttctcctggctacttgctgagcTTTCCTTGGATTTGACACTGAAACTGTGTAGTGGTGCTGATATTTACAGTCTGGTGGCTGTCCAACTGCAATTTCTCCAAGAAGATCACTATGTACAGTGGGTAcggaaagtattcagacccccttaaatttttcactctttgttatATTGCAGCCATTTGCTGAAatcatttaagttaattttttACTCATTAATGTTCACCCAGCACCCATATTGACAGGAAACCACagaattgttgacatttttgcagatttattaaaaaagaaaaactgaaatatcacatggTCATAAGTATTCAGGCCcttcagtatttagtagaagCACACTTTTGATCTAATACAGACATGAGTCTTTTTGGCAAAGATGCAACAAGTTTTTCACACCTGCATTTGAGGATCCTCTGCCAATCCTccttgcagatcctctccagaTCTGTCAGGAAGGATGATAAACGTTGTTGGACAGCCATTTTCAAGTCTCTCCAGAGATGCTCCACTGGGTTTAAGTTAGGACTCTGGCTGGGCCATTCAAGAACAGTCATAGGGTTGTTGCAAAGCTACTCCTTCGTTATTTTAGCTGTGagcttcaggtcattgtcttgttggaaGTGAACCTTTGGCCCAGTCTGAGGTCCTGAGCACTCTGGAGAAGGTTTTTGTCCCTGTACTTGTTCGCATTCATCTTTTCCTCAATTGCAACCAGTCGTCTTGCccctgcagctgaaaaacacccccacaggatgatgctgccaccactatGCTTTACTGCTGGGACTGTATTGGATAGTTGATGAGCAGTGCCTGGTTTTCTCCACACATGCTGCTTAGAATTAAGGCCAAAAAGTTCTATCTTGACCCCATCAGACCAGAGGATCTTGTTTCTCACCATCTCAGAGTCCTTTGGGTGTTTTTTTGCAAACTCCATGCAGGCTTTCATGTGTCTTCCACTGAGGAGAGGCTTCCCTCAGGCCACTCTGCCACAAAGCCCCGTCTGGAGGAGGGCTGCAGTGATAGTTGACTTTCTGTGCCTTGCCACAATCCTGTCTCTGATCTCTTCAGGGAGTTCCTTTAACCTCATGATTCTCATTTGCTGGGACATGCACTGTGAGCTGTAAGGCCTTATATGGACAGGTTTAAATAGCCTTAGGAGATACAGTATTTGCTTGCTTTGGCCTCTTCCATCCAGACTGATTACATCTCCCTATACTCTGATGCTAATACACTCACTTACAATAGGAGCGCTGTCCTGCACTTATAGGATATATTGGAACGTGGATGTGTTTTATTACTGATATACTGTGAAACACATTAGtctgaaattattattaatgtactTTGACTTTTTTGCTCCACAGGGCTGTTCACCTCTGGTAataatgtttaacattaaaaagaGCACAGAGGTGAACCCTCAGTGTATCACATCACTAATGGAACAGCTGGATGTCACCATCAATATCACACCAATGCCAGCACAGCCCTGCATGGTATGTGACCAGGCTTACACTCACACAGCATGTACCGTTATAGAGGATATTTAACCATGCTGCCAGATTACTTTTATCCATGCTACAATATCTCAACGACTGGATGGATAGCAATAAAAATTTGGACAATATTGAAGGAAAGAGGATGATGTCCTAGTTTTTATGTTGCATAACCACAAGTTTAGTTggataacatacagtatttcacctacattagcttctctccattgactccctctaaaatccagaattgaatttaaaattcttctcctcacttataaatcacttaataatcgagctccatcttatctaagacctcatagttccatattttccaagcagaactctctgttctcaggctgcaggtttactgggaatgggaggcagagcctttagctaccaagctcctctcctgtggaatcAGGTCctagttcaggttctggaggaggacaccctctctacattaaAGACTAGACTTACAGCTTTCATTTTTCATAGAacagttagagatggctctGGTCTTAAACCTTCATgttaaagtgccttaagatgacttctcttgtgatttgacactatacaaaaaaatgaacagaaattaaaaataataacaaacgAAAGTCACTGAAATCACAGGCAGAACAAAAAGAACTGGCAGAAAAactaacaacacaaagaaacaaaacaaaacgccGCTCACGGCAGGCAAACAATACAAACTTATAGACGGGAACCAGAGATATAGTCCGGgggtgaaacaaacagagttcagagtaaaaaagtaaaaagaaaaaacaaaccaacagaacGGAGATcaaagggaggaactgtaacaactGTAATATCAGTCTCTCCGTGTACTACTACATTTATAGCCTAGGCAAGTTTGCAATGTCTGAGCATTTTAAATCCATTCCTATCAACTTGGACTTGTGTATTGAGTGTTTCCAAGAGAAGACCATGAGCATGTTagcatcaataataataataataataggttaTATTTAGCTCAATATATGAATTATTCTTAATCAGTTTTGAGCACATAGATTATAAAAGTAAAGTACTTTTGTTGACTGAAAAGATTCTGGTTggatttgtgtaaaatgtacatgCATCAAAGAGCATAAAAAGGACAAGATGAATGTAATAAACCGTTTCCACTAAACTGTACAGTTCACAGTCGTTTGTCCTCAGAAAAACATAGCTGTGGTCTTACCTGTAGGAAACCAATAAGCCAATGTTCAATCTGAGGAACTGCTCACTCATCAAATTCCACATCATGATGTCGAAGTAAATTATAGATTTCCAGAGCACATTTTGTccatatttattcaaataaaacaaaaaatgaccaAAGGCTCTTGCCATGCCAACCCCCTGCGACGAGTTTGCTAAATCAGCATCTGCCACTGTGCAAAACTAATCAGAATTGTAAGCCTTAAAAAAGTCTGGCCAAAAAAAGAGGACatgatcttttttatttttatttttgccacatTAAAGCTATGTTAATGAAAGCTGAGGTTTTGGTGAAGCGGAAAGTGTGGAATTCCCTTCCTATCTGGTGCCATCATCGTCCACCTTGCTGCCTCCTTCTCATGAACCTACCTCACTTCTCTTTTTCACCAACTTCCCATTTTCCACTCCACCTGTCCTTTCTTGATTCTTCTAACCTCTTCCCTTTTGATCAATGTCTTTCAGTTTGTAGCAGTTAAGAGTGTGGAGAGGAATGCAGTGAACATGTACAGAGCCCTAAAAGTCATCTTGGGTTTGGAGAGCAACAGGGTCTCATCCTCCTCACCCTCTGCCACCTTGAATTCTCCTACTGACAGCCCATCCCCATCCCTGGGTAAAGATACCATCCAACGATTTTATGAACTTTTTCTATGACGACAGCTGTAAATCCAGATATACAGCACATGCATATGTAGGACTGATGAGCTATAAGATATAAGATCTAAAATGTATAATCCTGATATGTCTGTTTGTTCCCTTCAGGCTCTGATGCATTTGTGGAAGAGGGGATTCCCAGAAGCCCCTTCCATTCTGCCCATGGGAGTGGACGTCTGGCATTATATAAAACGTCATCAGGGAAACAACAGGTTGTGGAGATCCTGCAGGGCACAAAGAACTcccatctacagtatgtttcaaTCTACATATCATTTGGAGCTTCTCGTTACTGTTTGAAATGATTTACTTCTCATGCTGGTATGGAATGCTTTTTAGCTAGTTGTCTGTGTCACAACATTGATCTCTCTATATAATCCCTGTATATAATCCCCAGTCCTGACCGTCTTCTTTTGGAGTCCAGCTCATCACTCAGGCCTGTAGCAGATGAGAGGGCGTCAGGTAGTGAGCAAGTGGCAGAGAGGGCAGAGAGGGGGAGACTCTCCTTTGGAAACATGCAGgtataaacacaaaatacactgtTTTGTTAGTGTTAAGGATAATTGTCTTTTCAGCCATTTAACTATGAAGAAAAAAGCCATTGGCAACCAAAGGTAAATTTGTTTGATCAAGTACTATTAGTGATACCTGGATGTAGAGCATAATTTATCCCTGTGTGATGACAGACACACTTAAGCTAAAGGTCACAACAGCCAGTGAATTAATCAGTCATTGCCGTGTAGTTGCTTTCAGACATGATCCTTGAACCTCTTTAGGTTATACCCAGGTGGGCTGAATGTTGGAAGGCAAAAGTCTGCTTATACCTGATTCTTTTCTGTAGTGCGTATGTGAAGACAGCTTATGTGTTCCCTAATGAAGTATTTTGGGGTCTTTGGTGTATCAGTAATTACATCATTAATATATGTgctactatatgtttattattgaggtcatagtgggtggtgaaGGCAGACTGGAATGTATTACATTAAGgggtgtttctaatattttggcCCATTTCTGAACTTTAGCTCTGTGAATAGTTTATATCAAGGTGCAGTGCAATCATTCGGGGCACCTTGTTAAACGTTTAAATCTTCCCCAGGGTTCTCCACTGTTCTTGTCTTGAACCAGCCCTCTACAGTCAGCAGCCCcaagaagaaacagaacaaatcatGTTTAGTTCAGTTGACCGTGTTTTAAAGATCTTAAAAAATTTTacttaaacatttaattaagaaattagTGTATAAATATTGGCATATGGTAAAAGCTCTGTTCATTCAGGCATCTGTTGATgctattgttattatattatactacaGTATTATACACAAGAGTTTTTGGAGAAACTgttgaaaaaatgtttgttcatgCCTTCAAATTCTGTAATGAAggtaataaatgtataaaaacgAAGcgtttttggtttttgtataTTATGTTAAGACATCAGTGTCCTCCCCATAGTTCCAGAGTAGAAGGAAGAGATAAGTTTTAAGATATTTGAAGTTATCAGAAAATCAAGGCTTCATAAAACCTGTAACCCAATCAGAATATTCACCTACAGCAAAAAAGCAAATGGTCTTAAAATGGCTTCACCAAATCTCCTGAATGTCTCTAATTCATCTAaatgtatatgtttatttaaagttatcTACTTGTAAAAACTGTTTGGACACACATCCTTCACTTTATctatgtctttttgtttcaattcaagaccttacagagtagaattatataaaaagtgatataggaaacccaacaatcccatttcagcaagctttaggcaacagtggagaggaagaaacctccagcagaaccaggctcatagtgggcggccatctgcttcgaccggttggggtgagtggaaagagaagagagaaaagaacagcaggcaacaacaagcagcaagaacattgggcaggtcaactggattctggagataacagctccaggccgaggatacctgcagaaaagtacagaaagaaagggagacagagaggaggaaacacaactacaggagagagaagacacagagttaatgacatgcaatggaggcatttgcattgatacaggagaaaggagagaggagaggagctcagtttatcagtagaggtcccccagcagattaagctatatcagcataactaagagatggttcagagtcacctgatccatctctaactataagctttataaaaaaggaaagttttaagtctagtcttaaatgtggagagggtgtctgcctcctgaacctgaactgggagctggttccataggagaggggcttgatagctaaaggctctgcctcccattctacatttggaaattctaagaaccacaagtaaacctgcagcctgagaacggagagttctgtttggaagatatggaactatgaggtctttaggATAAGATGGAGACTGATTATTAAGTGgtttataagtgaggagaagaattttaaattcaatgcAGAGAAGCTTACGtaagagaaatatgatctctcttactaattccagtcagaactctggctgcagcattttggatcaactggaggctttttaatgagttattgggacaaactattaataatgaattacaatagtccagtctggaagtaacaaatgcatggactagtttttcagcatcactttgggacaggatgctcctaattttaactttaatgtttctcaggtgaaaaaagagATTTCTtatatgtatgaagtgaaggagatttcctggtcaaagataactttAGGA
This Anabas testudineus chromosome 21, fAnaTes1.2, whole genome shotgun sequence DNA region includes the following protein-coding sequences:
- the LOC113173662 gene encoding protein bicaudal C homolog 1-like, which translates into the protein MAAHRDTWSGDLQQSDRGSSSQRSRLPGEEEDVGGPRPRPGLERTQERFRVDRKKLEAMLAASEGRVNARENFFQKIMDETQTWITRPMTLKSVRKTRGDPYIRVIGTRENVREAKDRITSVLYTKSNKVTLKMDVSHKDHSHIIGRGGVNIKRLEEETGCQIYFPDFNRKKTAEKSNQVSLVGEPGEVEAARVKIRELLPLVLFISLPPSMQCDFSSPTVQHISQTYNITVSFLTPMCFFNTTVVVRGSHSAVKTGAALLLQCLAGSLASTVLVTTYLEVLPQHRLFMKGCNGCNVKHITQTTGAQIYFPDPNSPQDKSTVQIQGNIQSACLAWQYLMGCSPLVIMFNIKKSTEVNPQCITSLMEQLDVTINITPMPAQPCMFVAVKSVERNAVNMYRALKVILGLESNRVSSSSPSATLNSPTDSPSPSLGSDAFVEEGIPRSPFHSAHGSGRLALYKTSSGKQQVVEILQGTKNSHLHPDRLLLESSSSLRPVADERASGSEQVAERAERGRLSFGNMQGSPLFLS